CCCCGCGCGCCGACCGCCTCGTTCCGCCGCCCTGCCAGGGCGGCGGAACGAGGCGCGGAAGCCGCGGTCTCAGCAGGCAGGACGCCTGCTTCGAAGGGCACGCACGCCCACGCCCCCGCGGGCGCTTGGCGTCACAGGCCGGACGTGTCGTTTGGTTCGATCAGGCCGTGATGGTGGGCGAACCGCACGGCGTGTACGCGGTCTCTGAGTCCGAGTGTGGCCAGGACGCGTGAGACGTGGGTTTTGACAGTCTGTTCGCCGACGTAGAGCTGTTCGCCGATGTCGGCGTTGGAGAAGCCGGAGGCCATCAGCAGGAAACCTCGCGTCCGCGTGCCGTGAGCCGGTCCAGGCCGGGTGCCTGTTCCCGGTCCGGAGTGTGCGGGGTCAGCGCGTCAACCAGTCGTGGGGCGAGTCGGCTGGTGATCGACGGGTCGAGGTAGGTGTCGCCCCGGGCGGCGACGCGGATCGCGGTCACGAGTTCTTCGGGGGGGGGGCAAACTTTTCAGGACGAATCCGCTTACTCCGTAGGCCAGTGCTGTGCGCAGGTAGTCGTCGGTGCCGAACGTGGTGAGGAGGAGGACTTTCAAGGGTTTCCGCCCTGACGCCATCAGCTGGCGGGCGGCCGAGAGACCGTCGAGTTTGGGCATGCGCACATCCAGGACGGCGAGGTCCGCGCCAAGGGACCGGACGGCCTCGATGGCGCTGTAGCCGTCGCCGACGTCGGCGACGCATTCCATGTCCGGCCGTGCGTCGAGGACCGCGCGGAAGCCGGATCGGAACATCGCGTGGTCGTCGGCAATCACGATCCGCAAGGTCACGATGCACCGCCCAGGGGGATCGTCACGTTCGACTCCCAGTAGAGCCCGTCGCTGACAATGCCGAAGGCTGCCGA
This DNA window, taken from Streptomyces sp. NBC_00663, encodes the following:
- a CDS encoding response regulator transcription factor, which codes for MASGFSNADIGEQLYVGEQTVKTHVSRVLATLGLRDRVHAVRFAHHHGLIEPNDTSGL
- a CDS encoding response regulator; this encodes MIADDHAMFRSGFRAVLDARPDMECVADVGDGYSAIEAVRSLGADLAVLDVRMPKLDGLSAARQLMASGRKPLKVLLLTTFGTDDYLRTALAYGVSGFVLKSLPPPRRTRDRDPRRRPGRHLPRPVDHQPTRPTTG